The genomic region CGATACCCAGGGGCACCGAAAGGGCGATGAGGTCCTGGCGGGGATCGCCCGGCTTATGGAGGAAAACCTCCGCAAGTGCGATATCGTGGGGCGTTACGGGGGGGAAGAGTTTCTGGCAATCTTCCCCGAAACCGATCTGGACGATGCCCGGGTGGTTGCGGACAAACTCCGGCGTGTCCTGGCCGATCATGACTTCCAGGGATCGGGAATCACCGTCTCCGCCGGCGTGGCCGCCTTTGACGGAAAGGAGAGCGCCCAGGTCCTGGTATCGCGGGCCGATGCGCTTCTGTACCGGGCAAAGCACCAGGGCAAGAACCGCATCGAGGGGTGATCGCTGCCACAGGCTGGTCGGGCGCTTTGGGGCTACACCGGGAAAATCAGCCTGAAAACCTGCCCGGGACACTTCCGGGGGGCTTCCACCGCCCTAAGCCGCTCCCGCAGGGGGCGGAGCATAAGGAAGGCCATTCCGTCGGGGGCAAAGGTGTGGGAAGAGCCGGAGGGGGGCTCGTTGCGGGCAGACACGGCAAGTTCTCCCTGGTGATGGTTGTCCGTGAGGGCGATGCTCAGGGTCAGGCTTGCCCCGTCGATCTCCCTCGATCGCCCCAGGATGGCCAGGACCTCTGTTACCGTAAGGACCAGATCCAGGGCCCGGGCCAAGGGAAGGCAAAAGGCCTCGATCTCCAGCTCCAGAGGCGGCAGGGGAACTCCCAGGGCGACACTCTCGTCGCGAAGGGTCTCAAAAAAGGGTTGTATCGCTCCAAAGAGATCCTTCACCTCCACCTGGGGGGCCGGGGGGCGGGTGCTGAAGAAACGGTAGGCTTGAACCAGCGAACTGATTCGTGCGCAGGTGCGCTCGGCCAGTTCCTGCTCGGAAAAGCTGGAGAACATGGTGACGTGGATCTCCCGCATGCGTCCGATAAAGGCGATCAGCTCCATCGTCGCTGATTCGGAAGCGAGCAGTGTTGCTCCGGAAAAGACTCTGTCCAGGACGATGGTAAGTGAAAAAAGAAGATCTATCTCCGTCGCAGACCATTCCCGCTGGTCGGTGCAGTCATCGAAACCCACAAACCCCCAGAGTTTTCCCTCGGCAAAGATAGGAAGAATGAGGAGCGATTTGATCTTCTGCTCCTCCAGAATGGGACGCTCGGGAGCGGGAAAATCGCAGATATTTCCGAAGACGGGCTTGTTTTCAAGAAACAGATCAAGCCAGCGGCCGTAGCCGGATTCCCGCAGGGGCAGATCCTGGAGTGTCTCGTTGTCGATCTCGCGGGAGACCCCCGATGCTGCCCACTCAAAGCGATGGGACGTACAGACAACGCCCTCCGGGGAGGTGTGATTCTGGAACACGTAGACCCGGTCCACGTGAGCGGCTTCGCCCACTCTTCCCAGAGCTTCGCCGATTGCCCCCTCGGGCAGGGACTCCGACAAGAGTTCCTGATGGGCTTTCAGAACTTTTTCCAAAACAGCGCTCACCCTGTCGCTGGAGCAGGGACGAGATAGTGAAGATTCCACAGGCGGCCTCCCGGAGTGTTATTATTACATCATCTGCAGACCAGCCACGCCTGCAGACCTCCACCGTGCATGAACCCGGCGGATTCCAATATTATACCACGGGTTTCCCTGCACACAACGGCTTTCCCGCCACCACGATGCAAAGATAGGGAACTTCGGGGGAGTTTCGTCCGGCCGTTGCGTTCAGGCCGGTCTTGTCTCATACTTTTTACTGTGCACAAGATTTTTCAACACAGGATTACAACACAGGAATCAACAGAAAGGGTAAAGCTGTTATGAGGGAAAAGGAAAAATATCGGGTATCCGGTCTGCAGACCTTGCGGGGCAGGATGATTTTTCTCTTCGGAGGCGTCTCGGCCCTGTTGCTCCTGCTTATGGGTGCTTTCCTGCTGTGGCAGGGAGGACGCGCCCAACGAAGAACGGTGGACGAACTGGTTCAGGAGATTGTCCTTGCCCGCGCAGCCGAGGCGGGGCGATGGATCGAGGGAAACCGGGAGATCCTGCGCCAGGTCTCGGCGTCGCCCGAGTTTTTTCGGGGAGATTTTGAGGCAGTCACGGACACCCTGATAGCCCGGCATGACCGGCGGCCCGAAGAATACGAGGATTACTTTTTCCTGGATCTTCAGGGCGATTTTGTGGATAGCGCTGCCTACACAGGAAACCTCATGCACCGCGATTACGCCGAGGCCATCCTGAAGAGAGGCGCCTCGTTTTATGTCGACAACGGGCTGGTGAGCTCCACCACGGGAAACGGTATCACCGTGATTGCCCAGGAGGTTCGCGATGATCGCGGTGTGCTCCAGGGCGCGCTGGCTGCGGCGGTCTCCCTGGACGCCATAGTGGAGATGACCCGGGGAATGAACTTTGGAGAGGCTGGCCACGGTGTTATCGTCGATGGGGCCGGCCTGGTGATCGGCCATCCCGATCCGGCGCTGGTTATGAACCTGAATACGCTGGACGCACCGGACTGGCCGGGACTTGAGACGATTGGACGCCGGATTACCGAAGGATCTGCCGGTGCCGGGGATTTCCGGAATCCCCTGGGAGAACGGTATCACGGTATTTTTGCCCCCATCCCGGGTTCAAACAACTGGAGTGTTGCTTTTTTCCTGCCCTATTCCGATATCAACGCTCCCGTATATCGTCTGGCCTGGGTGATCGTTGGAGCGGTGATCCTTGCGCTGGCAGGTGTGGTGATAACCACGGTTCTTGTAGCAGGGCGTATCGCCGCGCCGATCAGAAGCGCTGCCCAAAGGCTGGAGGAGCTTGCCCAGGGCTCCCTTGATTCCGCCGGAGATCCGAAAGCGGCCAGCCGGCCCGACGAGATCGGTGTTCTGGCGCGTGGCCTTGATTCCCTTCAGGAGCGCCTGCGCCAGGTGGTCCTTCAGGTGAAGGGTTCAGCCCGGAAGGTTGCCCACGGAAGCAGCAGCCTTACGACTATCGGCAATCACACTGCCCACGGTGCAGGCGAGATGGCCAGTGCCGCCCAGCAGCTTTCCCAGGGGGCCTCGGAGCAGGCCGCTTCGGTGGAAGAGGTCTCGGCCTCGATAGAGCAGATGACCTCAAATATCCAGCAAAGCGCTGACAACGCCGAGGCAACAGAAAAGATTGCCACCCAGTCGGCGATAAACGCCGAGCAGAGCGGGGCTGCCGTGGGAGAAACGGTCCTGGCCATGAAGCAGATTGCTGAAAAAATCAGCATCATCGAGGATATTGCCCGGGAGACAAACATGCTCTCTCTGAACGCCGCCATCGAGGCGGCCCGGGCGGGTGAACACGGAAAGGGCTTTGCTGTTGTCGCTACGCAGGTACGAAAACTGGCGGAAAACTCCGCTGA from Alkalispirochaeta americana harbors:
- a CDS encoding GAF domain-containing protein, translated to MESSLSRPCSSDRVSAVLEKVLKAHQELLSESLPEGAIGEALGRVGEAAHVDRVYVFQNHTSPEGVVCTSHRFEWAASGVSREIDNETLQDLPLRESGYGRWLDLFLENKPVFGNICDFPAPERPILEEQKIKSLLILPIFAEGKLWGFVGFDDCTDQREWSATEIDLLFSLTIVLDRVFSGATLLASESATMELIAFIGRMREIHVTMFSSFSEQELAERTCARISSLVQAYRFFSTRPPAPQVEVKDLFGAIQPFFETLRDESVALGVPLPPLELEIEAFCLPLARALDLVLTVTEVLAILGRSREIDGASLTLSIALTDNHHQGELAVSARNEPPSGSSHTFAPDGMAFLMLRPLRERLRAVEAPRKCPGQVFRLIFPV
- a CDS encoding methyl-accepting chemotaxis protein; this translates as MREKEKYRVSGLQTLRGRMIFLFGGVSALLLLLMGAFLLWQGGRAQRRTVDELVQEIVLARAAEAGRWIEGNREILRQVSASPEFFRGDFEAVTDTLIARHDRRPEEYEDYFFLDLQGDFVDSAAYTGNLMHRDYAEAILKRGASFYVDNGLVSSTTGNGITVIAQEVRDDRGVLQGALAAAVSLDAIVEMTRGMNFGEAGHGVIVDGAGLVIGHPDPALVMNLNTLDAPDWPGLETIGRRITEGSAGAGDFRNPLGERYHGIFAPIPGSNNWSVAFFLPYSDINAPVYRLAWVIVGAVILALAGVVITTVLVAGRIAAPIRSAAQRLEELAQGSLDSAGDPKAASRPDEIGVLARGLDSLQERLRQVVLQVKGSARKVAHGSSSLTTIGNHTAHGAGEMASAAQQLSQGASEQAASVEEVSASIEQMTSNIQQSADNAEATEKIATQSAINAEQSGAAVGETVLAMKQIAEKISIIEDIARETNMLSLNAAIEAARAGEHGKGFAVVATQVRKLAENSAEAAKEISELSISSVKVAEGAGRLLEETVPNIRKTSELVQEISASSREMSVGAKQVNQAILQLDQVVQQTAASSEEVASASEEQTSRTGELAAASEGLLQQARALEAAISFFNTGADGDDGHDTDTDVGPADRPAKPDRSGKTGIAEKTEPPRTTLPRPGAAGESASGRASSSGPLSPSGPQASPPAGNKSREVPRITGITLPQDTGKGLPDDIDLEFEDM